A window of Lentibacillus sp. Marseille-P4043 contains these coding sequences:
- a CDS encoding calcium-translocating P-type ATPase, SERCA-type has protein sequence MRWYQLDVDHVEQKLNVAADKGLPGKQADERLKQLGPNVLEEEKGTSRWLLFLKQFQDFMVLVLLAATLIAGLLGEFVDAIAIMVIVIVNGFIGYFQEQKAEKSLAKLKELSAPVATVLRDGEWEKVPSQEIVAGDVIRVSSGDRIPADIRIIQSNSMETEESALTGESLPVMKHASSISRDHLDPQDQVNMAFMGTLVTRGAGKGIVVGTGMNTVMGQIASLMVKTKKIITPLENKLAELGKILIFVALALTALVVVVGVYQGHPVYNMFLAGVSLAVAAIPEGLPAIVTVALSLGVQRMIRKKAIVRKLSAVETLGSASVICSDKTGTMTENQMTVKELFLNGEHLYVTGDGYDIRGDYFRDKEKVNDKFPNLESMLLYGMLCNHAELKIKKGKYYVDGDPTDGALLVAARKIGLKPDHGQYRIVKEIPFDSDRKRMSVIVEDENKRRFVITKGAPDVLLPRTSFVMENSGRKLMKAAEKGKIDQAINQMGEKALRTIAIGIKPLSSQDTLESTFLENDLTFIGLYGMIDPPRKEVKAAIAECRQAGIKTVMITGDHVKTARAIAMNLQLLPENGLVLDGSQLNQMSTEELQEIIDRVYVFARVTPEHKLKIVNAFQAKGHIVAMTGDGVNDAPAIKASDIGISMGRSGTDVTKEASSLILMDDNFATIKAAINEGRNIYENIRKFIRYLLASNVGEILVMLFAMLLALPLPLVPVQILWVNLVTDGLPAMALGLDKPEEDVMRRAPRNPREGVFARGLGFKIVSRGILIGLVTLIAFILSYQNNPDNLIYGQTVAFTTLVMAQLIHVFDCRSDHSVFARNPFENIYLVLAVLSSLLLLLVAIYFEPLQPVFHTTFLSLRDWMLIIVLSSLPTVLFGFTKK, from the coding sequence ATGAGATGGTATCAATTAGATGTAGATCATGTTGAACAAAAGCTAAATGTGGCAGCAGACAAAGGTTTACCTGGCAAACAAGCTGACGAGCGCTTAAAGCAACTTGGTCCAAACGTACTGGAAGAAGAAAAGGGTACGTCCAGATGGTTGCTGTTTTTAAAACAATTTCAAGACTTTATGGTGCTCGTTTTACTTGCGGCAACATTAATAGCGGGTTTGTTAGGTGAATTTGTTGATGCTATAGCGATAATGGTTATCGTTATTGTGAACGGGTTCATCGGTTATTTCCAGGAACAAAAAGCTGAAAAATCGCTAGCTAAATTAAAGGAGTTATCGGCACCAGTTGCCACAGTTTTACGTGATGGAGAGTGGGAAAAAGTCCCGTCGCAAGAAATTGTCGCAGGTGATGTTATTCGTGTTTCTAGTGGAGATCGAATTCCGGCCGATATTCGGATTATCCAATCAAATAGCATGGAAACGGAAGAGTCCGCACTAACAGGCGAATCATTACCGGTTATGAAACACGCTTCGTCAATATCGCGTGATCACCTTGACCCACAAGATCAAGTGAATATGGCGTTTATGGGAACATTGGTTACAAGAGGAGCCGGTAAGGGGATTGTTGTAGGAACAGGCATGAATACGGTAATGGGACAGATAGCCTCATTAATGGTTAAAACGAAGAAAATTATTACTCCTTTAGAAAATAAACTTGCCGAATTAGGTAAAATCCTAATTTTTGTCGCATTGGCATTAACGGCATTAGTTGTTGTTGTCGGCGTTTATCAAGGCCATCCGGTTTACAATATGTTTTTAGCTGGTGTATCGCTTGCAGTTGCAGCAATTCCGGAAGGGTTACCGGCAATTGTAACTGTTGCATTATCGTTAGGTGTCCAGCGGATGATACGGAAAAAAGCAATCGTCCGAAAACTATCGGCTGTTGAAACGCTTGGTAGCGCTTCTGTAATTTGTTCCGACAAAACAGGGACAATGACGGAAAACCAAATGACGGTAAAAGAACTCTTTTTAAATGGGGAACATTTATATGTCACCGGTGACGGTTATGATATTCGTGGTGATTATTTTCGTGATAAAGAAAAGGTTAATGATAAATTTCCAAATTTAGAATCGATGCTTTTATATGGCATGCTTTGTAATCATGCGGAATTGAAAATCAAAAAGGGAAAGTATTATGTTGATGGTGATCCTACAGACGGAGCGTTATTAGTTGCTGCACGAAAAATCGGTCTTAAACCAGATCATGGCCAATATCGAATTGTCAAGGAAATACCCTTTGATTCAGATCGTAAACGAATGAGTGTAATTGTGGAAGATGAAAACAAGCGTCGTTTTGTGATTACAAAAGGTGCACCAGACGTGTTACTACCACGAACTTCATTTGTAATGGAGAATAGTGGAAGGAAGTTAATGAAAGCAGCAGAGAAAGGAAAGATTGATCAGGCTATCAATCAAATGGGAGAAAAAGCATTACGAACCATTGCTATTGGTATAAAACCTTTATCGAGTCAAGACACACTTGAATCTACATTTTTAGAGAACGACTTAACTTTTATTGGGTTATACGGAATGATCGATCCTCCAAGAAAAGAAGTTAAAGCAGCAATTGCAGAATGTAGACAGGCCGGGATTAAGACGGTGATGATTACAGGGGATCATGTTAAAACCGCTAGAGCAATAGCAATGAATTTGCAACTGTTACCAGAAAATGGTTTGGTGTTAGATGGAAGTCAACTAAATCAAATGTCAACAGAAGAATTACAGGAAATTATTGATCGCGTTTATGTTTTTGCTCGTGTAACACCTGAACATAAGTTGAAAATTGTCAATGCCTTTCAAGCAAAAGGGCATATCGTGGCAATGACCGGTGATGGTGTGAACGATGCTCCGGCAATTAAAGCAAGTGATATTGGTATTAGTATGGGGCGAAGTGGTACAGATGTAACAAAAGAAGCTTCCTCCTTAATATTAATGGATGATAACTTTGCAACAATTAAAGCAGCGATCAATGAAGGACGAAATATTTATGAAAACATTCGTAAATTTATCCGCTATTTGTTAGCTTCCAATGTAGGTGAAATTTTGGTCATGTTGTTTGCCATGTTACTTGCATTGCCGCTTCCACTCGTACCAGTACAGATATTATGGGTTAATTTAGTTACGGATGGTCTTCCAGCAATGGCTCTCGGTCTGGACAAGCCGGAGGAAGATGTGATGCGACGGGCGCCAAGAAATCCAAGAGAAGGTGTTTTCGCACGTGGTCTTGGGTTTAAAATTGTTAGTCGAGGCATATTAATTGGATTAGTGACGTTAATCGCTTTTATCCTGTCCTATCAAAATAATCCGGACAATTTGATTTATGGTCAAACAGTTGCATTTACGACGTTAGTAATGGCTCAGCTCATTCACGTATTTGATTGCCGCAGTGATCATTCGGTTTTTGCTCGTAATCCATTTGAGAATATTTATTTAGTGTTAGCCGTTCTCTCTTCTTTACTGTTATTGCTTGTCGCTATCTATTTCGAACCATTACAGCCGGTTTTTCATACAACTTTTTTAAGTTTGCGTGATTGGATGTTAATCATCGTACTTAGTTCGTTACCAACTGTTTTGTTTGGCTTTACAAAAAAGTAA
- a CDS encoding Rqc2 family fibronectin-binding protein — protein sequence MPFDGIVTRAVTEELKNNILPGKITKIYQPTATELVLTVRSQGENHSLLLSIHPTYARFHVTADDYKNPTEPPMFCMLLRKHLSGAIIESVEQFGMERIVTFTVKTRNEIGDIAYKTLVIELMGKHSNVMLVDQEKGHIIDSLKHVPIAQNRYRTILPGHDYKLPPSQGKLNPLEIDGQELIKKLDFNAGKIENQIVQTLLGVSPLVAKEIAYRANLGSAAMYGEKFMELQKLIRANTYTPVIYQGKKEDFHVLPITLLQNEQQPFSSTNMMLDQFYSGKAERDRVKQQAKDLYRFIKKEKDKNERKLKKHKKTVKKAEGAEKFQRLGELLIANMHTVKLGDATAEVIDYYDPEQNSITIELNPNKTPSENAQGFFKTYQKLKTSKQMVEKEIAKTNEEITYLDQLLQQIDVAREADIEEIRDELRDEGYLKKQRHRKKQKKQTKPNPEQYLASDGTLILVGKNNKQNEYVTMKIAHRDDIWLHTKDIPGSHVIIRDREPSEDTLLEAATLAAYFSKSQQSSSVPVDYTKIRHVKKPNGAKPGYVTYDNQKTVFVTPNKQTVDKLRNKNG from the coding sequence ATGCCATTTGATGGAATTGTTACTCGTGCAGTGACAGAAGAATTAAAGAACAATATACTCCCAGGAAAAATCACAAAAATTTATCAGCCAACAGCAACTGAACTTGTTTTAACGGTCCGGAGTCAGGGAGAAAACCACTCGTTATTATTATCCATTCACCCAACATATGCCCGTTTTCACGTCACAGCTGATGATTATAAAAATCCAACAGAGCCACCAATGTTTTGTATGCTCCTTCGTAAACATTTATCCGGAGCTATAATTGAGTCGGTTGAACAATTTGGAATGGAACGAATTGTAACGTTCACAGTTAAAACGCGAAATGAAATTGGAGACATCGCGTACAAAACACTAGTTATCGAGTTAATGGGAAAACATAGTAATGTGATGCTGGTTGATCAGGAAAAAGGACATATCATTGATAGTCTGAAACATGTCCCGATAGCACAAAATCGTTATCGAACCATTTTGCCTGGACATGATTACAAGTTGCCGCCTAGTCAAGGTAAATTAAACCCACTAGAAATAGATGGACAGGAATTGATAAAAAAACTAGATTTTAACGCTGGCAAAATTGAAAACCAAATTGTCCAAACGTTACTTGGTGTTTCACCACTTGTTGCTAAAGAAATTGCATATCGAGCGAATCTTGGTTCAGCAGCTATGTATGGTGAGAAATTTATGGAACTACAGAAATTAATCAGAGCCAATACTTATACACCTGTTATTTACCAAGGCAAAAAAGAAGACTTCCATGTTTTGCCAATTACTTTACTACAAAATGAACAACAGCCTTTTTCATCAACCAATATGATGCTTGATCAATTTTATTCAGGAAAAGCAGAACGTGATCGAGTGAAACAACAAGCGAAAGATTTGTATCGGTTTATTAAAAAAGAAAAAGACAAAAATGAACGCAAACTAAAAAAACACAAAAAAACAGTCAAAAAGGCTGAAGGGGCGGAGAAGTTCCAGCGGCTCGGTGAATTATTGATAGCAAACATGCATACGGTAAAACTTGGTGATGCAACTGCTGAAGTAATCGATTATTATGATCCTGAACAAAATAGCATTACCATTGAGTTAAATCCCAATAAAACACCAAGTGAAAATGCCCAAGGTTTCTTTAAAACGTATCAAAAGTTAAAAACATCTAAACAGATGGTCGAGAAGGAAATTGCTAAAACAAATGAAGAAATTACTTATTTGGACCAGCTTTTACAACAAATTGATGTAGCTCGCGAGGCTGATATAGAAGAAATACGCGATGAACTCCGTGATGAAGGATATCTGAAAAAACAGCGGCACCGCAAAAAGCAGAAAAAACAAACAAAACCAAATCCAGAACAATACCTTGCCTCAGACGGAACATTAATTCTGGTCGGAAAAAATAATAAACAAAATGAATATGTAACAATGAAGATCGCACACCGTGATGATATATGGTTGCACACGAAAGACATCCCTGGATCACACGTCATCATTCGTGACCGGGAGCCTAGTGAAGATACTTTGTTAGAAGCAGCAACACTGGCAGCCTATTTCAGTAAATCACAGCAATCTTCATCCGTGCCTGTGGATTATACAAAAATACGTCATGTGAAAAAACCAAATGGCGCCAAGCCCGGATATGTTACCTATGATAATCAAAAAACAGTTTTTGTCACCCCTAATAAACAAACAGTTGATAAATTAAGAAATAAAAACGGATGA
- a CDS encoding organic hydroperoxide resistance protein: MSNVIFTSSATAKNGRDGHVKSDDGLIDLKLVNPANNQVAKGSNPEQLFAAAYSACFDGALNLVASQQHKKIDSETNAEVSFCKDPEDDGFKIAVTLNIEIQGVNPEDAQQLAEDAHQACPYSKATRGNIDVKLNPKAV; encoded by the coding sequence ATGAGTAATGTAATTTTTACGTCAAGTGCAACTGCAAAAAATGGACGAGATGGTCATGTTAAATCTGATGATGGTTTAATTGATCTTAAACTTGTTAACCCGGCAAATAATCAGGTAGCTAAAGGATCAAATCCGGAACAGCTTTTTGCTGCAGCGTATTCTGCATGTTTTGATGGTGCATTAAATCTAGTAGCATCTCAACAACATAAAAAAATAGATTCGGAAACAAATGCAGAAGTAAGCTTTTGCAAGGACCCGGAAGATGATGGATTTAAGATTGCCGTTACACTGAATATTGAAATACAAGGCGTGAATCCCGAAGATGCCCAACAATTAGCGGAAGATGCTCATCAAGCATGCCCATATTCAAAAGCTACACGGGGAAATATTGACGTAAAATTGAATCCAAAAGCAGTGTAG
- a CDS encoding LysR family transcriptional regulator: MKIDDYALLLKLNEIGTIRGTAKAILISQPAVTQRLKFIEEYFGQTIFIRTSKSLVLTPAGELIMEHAKKVMEREEFLKNQLAQSSEDVQGTISIACSSLISQRFLPAILAEFTQSYPKVAIDLETGLSEDIKRKHKNYHVCIIRGETFKESTCKPLFNDPLYIFDTEPFPKDNVKERPLISFKSDDSMHESVDNWLFHHQEQIKPLKTITVDQIETCKQFMKEGLGMAVLPESVSDKMMDEYPHVPLKLNGENVTRDTWVCYQEGVRKLPQVDRFIETIIAKTFL, translated from the coding sequence ATGAAAATTGATGACTATGCTTTATTATTAAAATTAAATGAGATTGGCACAATACGTGGAACAGCAAAAGCAATCCTAATATCACAGCCGGCTGTTACGCAACGGCTTAAGTTTATTGAGGAATATTTCGGTCAGACTATCTTTATTCGTACTTCCAAGAGCTTAGTTTTAACGCCTGCTGGAGAATTGATTATGGAGCACGCGAAAAAAGTGATGGAACGGGAGGAATTCTTAAAAAATCAGTTGGCTCAATCAAGTGAAGATGTGCAAGGAACTATCTCGATTGCTTGCTCATCTCTGATTAGTCAACGATTTTTACCGGCTATTTTGGCAGAATTCACACAAAGTTATCCCAAAGTAGCTATTGATCTTGAAACAGGGCTAAGTGAAGATATTAAACGAAAACATAAAAATTATCATGTCTGTATCATTCGTGGCGAAACGTTTAAAGAGTCTACATGCAAACCGTTATTTAACGATCCATTGTATATATTTGATACGGAACCTTTTCCTAAAGATAACGTAAAAGAAAGACCATTAATTTCGTTCAAAAGTGATGATAGCATGCATGAATCAGTAGATAATTGGCTTTTTCACCATCAGGAGCAAATTAAACCGTTAAAGACGATTACAGTTGATCAGATCGAGACGTGTAAACAGTTTATGAAAGAGGGACTAGGTATGGCGGTATTACCAGAAAGTGTCTCCGATAAAATGATGGATGAATATCCACATGTTCCGCTAAAATTGAATGGTGAAAATGTAACAAGGGATACATGGGTTTGCTATCAGGAGGGTGTTCGCAAATTACCCCAGGTTGACCGTTTTATTGAAACGATCATCGCCAAAACATTTCTTTAA
- a CDS encoding class I SAM-dependent methyltransferase, with product MKVLDIATGGGHVAKQLAKHVNEVIATDLTKEMLENTAKHLKAYQNISYAVADAENLPFHDSMFDIITCRIAAHHFPNPEKFISEVKRVLKPDGQFLFIDNIAPEDNALDQFNNTLEKMRDYSHVRSRLVSEWKKIFRDNDLTIMKEMTRKKTLPYKEWVRRTVDNQEKINGITQYILNSSDEVQYYFQVKMENNDIQSFAIDEWMVLAK from the coding sequence ATGAAAGTACTCGATATTGCCACTGGGGGAGGGCATGTCGCAAAACAATTGGCGAAACATGTAAACGAGGTAATAGCAACAGACCTTACAAAAGAAATGTTGGAGAACACCGCAAAACATCTAAAGGCCTATCAGAATATTTCTTACGCAGTTGCCGATGCCGAAAATTTACCATTTCATGATAGCATGTTCGATATTATAACGTGCAGGATTGCAGCACATCATTTTCCCAATCCAGAAAAATTTATTTCAGAAGTGAAGCGCGTTCTAAAACCTGACGGGCAATTTCTTTTTATCGATAACATTGCACCAGAAGACAATGCTTTAGACCAGTTTAATAATACTTTAGAAAAAATGCGTGATTATAGTCATGTCCGATCGCGTTTAGTTTCAGAATGGAAGAAAATCTTTCGCGATAACGATTTGACAATCATGAAAGAGATGACACGAAAGAAAACATTACCTTACAAAGAGTGGGTTAGAAGAACGGTGGACAATCAGGAGAAGATAAATGGAATAACACAATATATACTAAATTCATCTGATGAGGTACAATACTACTTCCAGGTGAAAATGGAAAACAATGATATCCAATCCTTTGCTATAGATGAGTGGATGGTATTGGCCAAGTAA
- the pyrE gene encoding orotate phosphoribosyltransferase, with the protein MGLNREIARDLLDIKAVQIKTNHYFTWTSGIKSPIYCDNRLTMSYPEIRKKIAEAFVDLVEKLDKKPDVIAGCATAGIPHAAWISEKLNLPMVYVRSKPKGHGKGNQIEGQLDKGQHVILIEDLISTGGSSIEAAKALQQAGANVLGVFAIFTYGLTKSREQFSEARLAYQTITDYDEILNLLIEDESINDAEYQELQAWRNSL; encoded by the coding sequence ATGGGTTTAAATCGTGAAATAGCACGGGATTTATTAGACATAAAAGCGGTACAAATTAAAACGAATCATTATTTTACATGGACTTCCGGGATAAAGTCACCTATTTATTGTGATAATCGGCTGACAATGTCATATCCAGAAATACGCAAGAAAATAGCTGAAGCGTTCGTGGATTTGGTTGAAAAACTGGATAAAAAGCCTGACGTGATCGCAGGTTGCGCGACAGCTGGCATCCCACATGCCGCCTGGATTTCCGAGAAGCTTAATTTGCCGATGGTTTACGTTAGATCAAAACCAAAAGGGCATGGCAAGGGAAATCAAATCGAGGGACAGTTGGATAAAGGACAACATGTTATTCTTATTGAAGATTTGATTTCAACAGGCGGATCATCAATTGAAGCAGCTAAGGCACTACAGCAAGCAGGTGCTAATGTGCTTGGAGTATTCGCCATTTTCACATATGGGCTGACAAAATCAAGGGAACAATTTTCTGAAGCAAGACTAGCCTATCAAACAATAACGGATTATGATGAAATACTGAATTTATTGATTGAGGATGAGTCAATTAATGATGCAGAATATCAAGAATTACAGGCATGGCGCAATTCCCTTTAG
- the pyrF gene encoding orotidine-5'-phosphate decarboxylase, giving the protein MIGNTYLSLDFPTWVETKNFIDQHELQAIPVKVGMELFYREGPSVIEKLKQDNHAIFLDLKLHDIPTTVRKAMKNLAKLEVDMVNVHALGGSEMIQQAKEGLLSGSNHETKLIAVTVLTSMNDTIMNHELKLSGSVNENAVHFADFAKQNGADGVVCSVHEAKQIKATCGPSFLTVTPGIRLQESDTNDQKRVATPMFARENGADILVIGRTVTNAKHPKSAYEKVQKEWGNGFKS; this is encoded by the coding sequence ATGATTGGCAACACGTATTTATCACTCGATTTTCCTACATGGGTTGAAACAAAAAACTTTATTGACCAGCATGAATTACAAGCTATACCGGTAAAAGTTGGGATGGAATTGTTTTACCGTGAAGGTCCAAGTGTAATAGAAAAATTAAAACAGGATAATCATGCTATTTTTCTAGATTTGAAATTGCACGATATTCCAACAACGGTCAGGAAAGCAATGAAAAATCTTGCAAAACTAGAAGTGGATATGGTGAATGTTCATGCACTAGGTGGTAGTGAAATGATTCAACAGGCTAAAGAGGGATTGCTTTCCGGTTCCAATCATGAAACAAAATTGATTGCTGTTACTGTGCTAACTTCAATGAATGACACAATAATGAATCACGAATTAAAGTTATCTGGCAGTGTAAACGAAAATGCTGTTCATTTTGCTGATTTTGCCAAGCAAAACGGAGCGGATGGCGTTGTCTGTTCTGTTCATGAAGCGAAGCAAATAAAAGCAACTTGTGGGCCTTCGTTCTTAACTGTTACTCCTGGAATCCGTTTGCAGGAATCGGATACAAATGACCAAAAACGGGTTGCCACACCAATGTTTGCTCGTGAAAATGGTGCGGATATTCTTGTTATTGGCCGTACTGTGACTAATGCAAAACATCCAAAATCAGCATATGAGAAAGTTCAAAAGGAGTGGGGAAATGGGTTTAAATCGTGA
- a CDS encoding dihydroorotate dehydrogenase yields MIDLTMNLPGLNLRNPIMPASGCFGFGREYSEFYDLSVLGAIIMKAATSEVRYGNNTPRVAETASGMLNAIGLQNPGVEKIIDHEVANLANYDVPIIANVAGSTLEEYVQVAQAFNRTNGVHALELNISCPNVKEGGIQFGTDPSMAAMVTERVKEVSDLPVYVKLSPNVSDIVSMAKAVEQAGADGLSMINTLTGMQIHLGSKKPLLANKTGGLSGPAIKPIAIRMIYEVKQHVSIPIIGMGGIATAEDVLEFLLAGASAVAVGTANFQNPFVCPEIIKKLPNVLQKYGFDSCESAIGKGHGA; encoded by the coding sequence ATGATTGATTTAACAATGAATCTACCTGGTTTAAATCTCAGAAATCCAATCATGCCTGCATCTGGTTGTTTCGGTTTTGGGCGGGAGTATAGTGAATTTTACGATTTAAGCGTCCTTGGTGCCATCATCATGAAAGCAGCAACTAGTGAGGTGCGCTACGGGAATAATACACCACGTGTGGCTGAAACAGCTTCTGGAATGTTAAATGCGATTGGCCTACAAAATCCTGGTGTCGAGAAAATTATTGATCATGAGGTAGCGAATCTTGCAAACTATGATGTTCCAATTATCGCTAATGTTGCAGGAAGTACATTAGAAGAATATGTGCAAGTTGCTCAAGCATTTAACAGGACAAATGGAGTCCATGCATTGGAATTAAATATTTCCTGCCCGAATGTAAAAGAGGGAGGAATCCAGTTTGGGACAGACCCAAGCATGGCGGCCATGGTAACAGAAAGAGTTAAAGAAGTAAGTGACCTTCCCGTATATGTGAAACTTTCACCAAATGTATCTGATATCGTTTCCATGGCAAAAGCAGTCGAACAAGCAGGTGCAGATGGACTATCAATGATCAATACACTAACAGGAATGCAAATCCATTTAGGTAGTAAAAAACCGTTACTGGCGAATAAAACGGGTGGACTATCTGGACCAGCAATAAAACCAATTGCTATTCGGATGATTTATGAGGTTAAGCAACATGTCTCAATACCCATTATTGGCATGGGTGGAATTGCAACTGCTGAAGATGTACTGGAATTTTTACTTGCAGGTGCTAGTGCAGTGGCAGTTGGTACAGCTAATTTTCAAAATCCGTTTGTTTGCCCGGAAATTATTAAGAAATTACCAAATGTATTGCAAAAATATGGATTTGATTCTTGTGAGAGTGCAATTGGAAAGGGGCATGGAGCATGA
- a CDS encoding dihydroorotate dehydrogenase electron transfer subunit has protein sequence MKQQIEMVVDSVREIALDTIEMTLKNSYVAKTARPGQFLHLLVEGHTLRRPISIADMDQAKGNVTILFKKLGNGTKQLASYKCGMRINVLGPNGNGFINNLSPGDTALLIGGGIGVPPLYNLGKELHSKGINVKAVLGFQTKELVFYEERFQEIGKTYVVTNNGSYGHQGFVTNVLDQIGDYDCYFSCGPIPMLQAVTKKLSNQPGYISLEERMGCGVGACFACVIPTDNEGGYKKICQDGPVFAANEVVL, from the coding sequence ATGAAGCAACAGATAGAGATGGTTGTGGACTCGGTACGTGAGATCGCTTTGGATACGATTGAGATGACGCTAAAAAATTCCTATGTAGCGAAAACAGCGAGGCCAGGTCAATTTCTGCATTTGCTTGTAGAAGGGCATACATTACGAAGACCGATCTCAATTGCAGATATGGATCAAGCGAAAGGAAATGTAACCATTTTATTTAAAAAACTTGGTAATGGAACAAAACAGTTGGCATCCTATAAGTGTGGAATGCGCATCAATGTATTAGGACCAAATGGGAATGGTTTTATTAATAATTTATCTCCAGGTGATACAGCCTTGTTAATTGGTGGGGGAATTGGAGTTCCTCCGCTATATAACCTGGGGAAAGAACTCCATAGCAAAGGAATCAACGTAAAAGCAGTACTAGGTTTTCAAACAAAAGAACTTGTATTTTATGAAGAAAGGTTTCAGGAAATTGGTAAAACTTACGTGGTTACGAATAATGGCAGCTATGGACATCAAGGGTTTGTAACGAATGTTTTGGATCAAATCGGGGATTATGATTGTTATTTTTCCTGTGGTCCAATTCCGATGTTACAAGCAGTAACAAAAAAGCTGTCTAACCAGCCCGGGTACATTTCACTAGAAGAGCGGATGGGCTGTGGTGTCGGGGCTTGTTTTGCCTGTGTTATTCCTACTGACAATGAAGGTGGGTATAAAAAAATCTGTCAGGATGGTCCTGTATTTGCCGCAAATGAGGTGGTATTATGA